A region of the Leptospira inadai serovar Lyme str. 10 genome:
AGAACAGGAGGAAGAAGTTCGCCAGCAACTCTATTGTCTGTATGACGTGGTGGACTTCGTAATCTCCAGAGAAATGGGTCCGAAGGGAGATCCCTACTACGCTCGGAAGAATATCGAAAAATCGGATCTAAATTCCCGAGCAAAGAATCTTTTCTATACTCGTGGATACGGACAAAATGACCCGGTAACTACCATTATATTCGATTCTCACACCTACCAAAGATCTTACCGTTTAGACGCGAGTTATATCATTCCTTCGGGAGACGGTTTTTCGGTTAGTTTAAAAAGATTCGAGCCGAAAGACAGAAACGATACCGGAAAAAACCTAATCTTGATTCCGGGATTTTTCTGTCGTCGTTCCGTCATGGATAAGGTAGCCAGAGAATTATCTCTCAAACACGGGTACCGCGTTTTTTCCATGGATATGCGAGGTCGTTCGCGTAGAACTCTCCCACCATTCGGAATTCGAGAAGGCTGGACGGTCGATGACTTTATCCAGGAGGATTTTCCAGCAGTTTTAAATTGGCTAACGGAGAATTTTCCGAACGAACGGAATGTTGTCCTAGGTCACAGTATGGGAGGAATGATCCCTCGCTTTTATTCCGCAGCCTACGAAGAGATCGTGAAAAAAAAGCGAAATCCGATCGTTCCGCTACCAAGACCGGAAGATACGATTGCCGGCATCGTGTCGATTACGTCCCCGAATTTCATTCGACTCCAAGCTCAAATTCCGGGCCTGGATGTCTTGAAAATGGGATTGAAGTTGGTTCCGTCCAAGTCGATCTCGGATTTCCTGTTTGACCTAACTTCCTTTTCTTTGCAAACGACACTTCCTACGGTAGATCTAAATAAATTCTTTAAATTTCTACTGGGATTACACTCTTCTTTAAGAGCAGTTTCCTTCGATCTACACACGAGAGTGGTAAACCTCAGGGATTTTGTCGGCTACCGACAAATTTCTCCGCCGGAATGGTATTTTTTGATCGAGGATATTTTCTGCGAAGAATCGACTAAAGTCGTTTTACAATTTCTTCGTTCTCAACTCAGCCAGGACCATTCCTTTCTTTCGTACGACGGGAATTTGGACTACACTGCCCTTCAAAAGAATTTAAGCATTCCTCTCCTTTCCATTCTCGGTTCTCTGGATAAGGTGGTTCCGAGCGAAACGATCAAGGCGGATCTCGTCGCGCTGCCTCATGAAAAAAACCGAATTCTCTCGTACGAACAAGGTCATCTGGGAATCGTTTTCCATATGC
Encoded here:
- a CDS encoding alpha/beta hydrolase, which produces MDQTTARKVSPKPRRKGSSYTVSPDDIYIFPVSEPTNIFLQKVWNSFVNKMVAMTLPNGKPVFQYSIFESIQGKDLKIVASATHFKMKEVANRVGLQSIDEFIRNTIPISIQDPANISAGYLREAILSVEKKARPEVYFHSLQDVRIHPNLKKLLTETMNYAAGIPLFVKGYPIGMLWGIRRDNMTEEQEEEVRQQLYCLYDVVDFVISREMGPKGDPYYARKNIEKSDLNSRAKNLFYTRGYGQNDPVTTIIFDSHTYQRSYRLDASYIIPSGDGFSVSLKRFEPKDRNDTGKNLILIPGFFCRRSVMDKVARELSLKHGYRVFSMDMRGRSRRTLPPFGIREGWTVDDFIQEDFPAVLNWLTENFPNERNVVLGHSMGGMIPRFYSAAYEEIVKKKRNPIVPLPRPEDTIAGIVSITSPNFIRLQAQIPGLDVLKMGLKLVPSKSISDFLFDLTSFSLQTTLPTVDLNKFFKFLLGLHSSLRAVSFDLHTRVVNLRDFVGYRQISPPEWYFLIEDIFCEESTKVVLQFLRSQLSQDHSFLSYDGNLDYTALQKNLSIPLLSILGSLDKVVPSETIKADLVALPHEKNRILSYEQGHLGIVFHMPVVREMCAEIDSWIRGLDST